The stretch of DNA aaatttaatccaaatagcgattaattcacttttaaacaaaccataaaatattaaatttgttaATTCCAAAGAAGACCTTCTCTCTGAGTTAATCGcattaatttcacatttatcTACTTTCAAACAACATTCAAccacattttttaattttttttcgttgcaataatttaatatgtacaatttgaagaaaaaacaatattaatatttagaaaaaaaatgtagtgtAATATAAACAACtagtgaaaaaatttttaagctttcaagatgataaaaaaaaatctaagaaaaatattatattgaagacaaaaaaattaaaagaaaattaataggatattaaaataattctaataaaataaaaaaaagtgagataGAATCACATGAAGCCCATCGTTAAATAATGTAATTTGAAGCTATATTGTGagatatatttaaataaaatcagaaatatactgaaaaaaaagcatttaatcTTCAAGTATATAAAAAAGCTTCatattaagataaaaatgagaaaaaaatacaaaaaacaaaatgatttattattgtCGGTTCTTATCGTTCAAATACTTGCAcatgtttattaaaaaaaaatgaaaaaatataaatatatacataaaaccTATATATAATCTGATGAAATCGTAGGATTTTTATGTTCTCgcagtgaaataaaaaaaaatgaagaaaaaaaatcaagtgaGACAAACCACGAAAGatcttgaggaaaaaaaattattaattaaaaaaatacaaagtgaaacttttgaaaacttgcaaaacttacaaaaaaaatttctataatACTtctactaaataaataaaaaatatgcagCAAAGTAATTATATATTCATGtcaattcttaattaaaaaattctttacaaaaaaaaaatgtgagaaaaaaaattgaaaaaagaataatcgtattgaattttcaatacgATATAACGCGCGGGAAGAAATCTTTTACAAGATGAGGTAAGAAGGTGCGCGgcaaaacaattaaaagattaataaaataacagCTAAAAGGAACAAAATAAGATCAACAGAGAAtgagagaattaatttgttccaAAGTGGGGAAAGAACAGcccaagaaaaaatcttaagatcaagacaaaatgttaaaaaaaatatacacattgtaaaaaaaactcaaaactaaaaaaaaactaaaccaCTGAACATCATCGATCAtgtgaatatttaaaagaaaaaaataaacaagtagatgaagaaaaggatgaaaaaaaaacatttaaaggaCACGATCATAGAGGAAAGAAATCTAAATATATattactatatatatttatgagTATATAaagcaagcaaaaaaaaacatttaactgCATCTCGTATGCATTAAAGTGAGAATAATAAATCGTATGTGTACTTATTGTGTTTAACATGCCTCTTTCACTTCTCTGTGCTGAAAATCTTCACATAATTGTAACGCTCTGTCCATTTTTGATCTTCTCGATCACCATCATTctgtgctcaaaaaaaaaaaatcgctgaCCTTCTGTACTATTTTCTGTGTGTGCTTGCAAGTGCTTGTAATTTGGCGTTCCGTTTGTGTGGAGAATTGGCATTAGTGTCTCTCAGATTTTTGCGGCAAGATCCCCCCGGCATCCAGTCAATGATCACGAACGCAATGTAGCAGCAAGAACGGTCTTTTTCTCGATTTTACCTCGTTGGGCGAACAAATTGCACGGTAATGGATCTAATGAAGTGAAATATATGGGGACCCTCTCTCGCTGGAAGCATTCACAGCATtgttctctttgcaaattcatCGCAACATTGTTGCGTAAGGGGTGATCATTGCTCAAAGTCATGaacaatttgcaaagaaagagCAAAATTGAAAGGTTTTCTACGCTATTTATTTGTACTCAAGATCACAGGTTGGAGTTTGATATTTGAAGttattttgagagttttttagagtttaattttgatttttgattaaCTCTAGAAGtcaattctttcaaaattcttttattttttttttaaagttgtcGTGttataaaagggaaaaatatttttcctgaattactttaagaagtttttatAGAATTGATCGTTTTCAAAAAGAtctgaaaaagtttttttttgaaaaactgaCAAGTGTGCTAAATACGGAAAAATTTTAGATTGAGCCTTTTCTCAGTAAGTGATATTCAGGACATAGGTaagtattaaaatattgatatttttataagaatttgtGATCAATTCAGTGCACAGAGGAGACTCAAATAGAGCTTAAAGCTCTGGAAGAAAAATGAGGTTTTCCTCTTTGACTTCAAAGATGTTTACTGACGAAACCCGGAAGATCTAAAACTGATATGTAtttcaaattcatcaaatcTATTTCCTAAAGGATAAAtctcaataaatctttttttttttacattttgtttaaAACTAATGTtctcataataaatttttattttgaatttccatgaaatggagacgcctggtcaactaccaggcgcctcctcTTGAatctaattattttcttttagcactAAACTATTTTCAGTGATTGTGGCTTCTACTGGATTTTATTTTGGTgagtattttatttgtttcacgttttttttatcctgaatTAACCTTCCtcattctcttttttatgAGCAAAAGTTTCATAGCTATGTagtaaatttgatttatttaaagaacattactgaaaagagaaagaaagaattaacATGTAAACCTCAAATGCAAGCATATTGTACATTTTTATTGCTGCATGACTGTCCCCTCTTGGGAGTCGCGAGAGAGAAAAGCCAAGAGACCGCGACTGGAAACTTCCAGGCAGCCGCTGCTGATGGTCTCCGCGCGCAGACACCTCTCAGTCAACGAACGACGATCAACGGGCACGCCATGTGCGCGTAAAGAACATTATTCTCCCGTGCACTCTGTCCACACAACTCTGCGCCACAGAGAGCCATCTTGAGCTGCGACAGGTGGAACGCGCCCGCGGAACtgtaaatgttcttttttttgcataactGTTTGCTATATAGTTTTTCcgatttgagagaaaatagaatttttcgtaGTGCAGCGATCGTTGAAATGCGCGAATGATATCGTCGTATCTTTTGCTGATAaagtggaaggaaaaaaaaacttttcacagaACTCTTGTGAGCGCACTTGTGTGTATACGTTGTCTTATCAGCTGGCTACCACTAATTCATGCTCAAATTGATGATGTGAATATATTGAGTAAAACttgtgcgaaaaaaaatgaacagtGTGTGATCGCGAGGTTCCACCGAGTGAAAATACGTGAAGTACGAGCAGTCGCGGCTCACCTATTCGCAAATTAATGTGTATCGTCGATCGGGCTGTGCTGTGGagatttaagagaaaaaatcaacaaaactCGGAGGAAGAAATCCCAAAATCAGGTGTACATCACAGGGATACGCGGTGATCGCCTTGTGCCTGtgaaaggagaagaaaataagaaaagaaaattgtgtgtggCGGTGCGATCGTGAATATCGGGTGAGAGCTGACGAGGAAAAAGTGTCATATATCGAAAATAGTACCTTGATCGCGAACATGCCGTTATTCCACAAGAAGGCCGTGAAACCGGTCCAGTACCACGAGAATAACAATTCAGTGCATCCATCGCAGCCGCCTAATCACCATCCTCCGTCGGCCAATGGGTCGTCCAACAAGAGTGAGCTGGTGAAGCCACAAGTTCCACCGACCCCGAACAGCCCAGTGCAGCTCATGTTCCACTGCCAGCTGGCCCATGGGAGCCCCACGGGTTTCATAACGGGCTTCTCCAGTGTCAAGGAGCTCTACCAGAAGATTGCAGAGTACTACGACTTCCCAACTGATGAGgtacaaatttcttttcatctccttttcaaaaaaaaatttctccttctCTCCGAAAACATAACGCAacattggaaaaaataaaaatttatttgtgctTCGGTTGTGTGTTAGTGGAAGAACTCCGCATCCACCAAATAGTTCCACTTTTGTGAACTTGAGTTTCGAACTAGTTCAACTGGATTAGTTGCGGATATTGTGTTCAGTTTGATAGGTGAGGACGATTCATTGCGATTTGTGCgaatagtttctttttttcatgtttctctttgccattttcaatgcaaatttgcAGAAAAGTTTAGCAAAGATGTCTCTTAAATGTGTGGTGGAGGATCTACAAGTAATGGCGTTTGTAactgtttaaatttaaatattgataGGAGTGCAAAAAGTTGATCTTCAAACATTTGTCTTGATTGTgtgtaaatattcttttacgTTTCACAAGGCATCTTGAAAaagttgaaagatttttcaatcgatttaatttaattttattaaaattccataaatatttaaaatgtaaaattaacaGATTCTTCTTTAATAGTATTTTATAGTTATTAATTGAGTTATATGAAAGGCGAAACATCCATCAATACTGATTACGTTAAAACTTTCAAACGATCTTCTGTTCCATGGCATGATTAACAAAATTATGTACACCCAAACCGTgtgaaattacaaattaaattagaatttcatGAACGATTTATGAGAAACTTATATGGAGGTCGATTTGTGCTCTCACAGAACAAAATAATCTCTCTCCCACTAAATTGCAATCAATGCTCATATTTCATTGCAGTACAACTAAATTGTTCATGAGCAGTTTAAATTAACTACCGcaagatttaatttacaagaaaacatCTCTCAAATGAGCTACAAATatctgtattttttaaatttatattctttttttaacacctCCTGACTTTCGCTCGCAAAATTCCTCGCTCTTTTAAAACAAATGTGTGGTGGCATGTTGTATGAGTGGAATCTCGCGACGTTGTGCTCTGTGAATTCACGCTTGCAATATTCATAAGAAATGTGCGGGTGGCGATGGGGATGAGTAAGACACAAAAAACAAtactatataatatttttctgatgCTAATTCAATGGAGATCACGTGTCTCCACGCACGTGAATTTCTCTCTCGATGAAAAGTGTTAAGCAGGTGTTGTGGCAGGCCAAGAACTGATGCGTTATGCTCACAGAGAATTGTCGGAAGATCACCCTGTTTCCACCTACACTGTGTTGTGAGAGGGTAAAGTTGTAAGGTTTTATCTGTGGAACCTGACATTGATAGAGACACCGCACTTTACTATTACCTGGGTGTTCTTAATAGTTCTCTCAGCTGTAGAGCTTCAATGACACCGCGATAAGAAGTAAAACCTTGAGAAAAACTTTCCGTTTAACTCAGAGACATTTTTAAAAGactaaaagcattttaataATACAGCGAGGACTCGCAGAATTACTCTAAGACACACATCCTTAAAAAGTCTTAATGCGAagcagatttattttattttaggaatttttacCTAAGAAAGTAacattttagatttatttttcaaactaatttcatattaaataatttctttaaaatcttaataaaaaaaattaataaagtctGAAAATAGACAagattttcacataaaatgataatgtaagaattttttaaaagaagttaagtttttattgtaaaatatttcttcagcaacagatattgataaaatataaaatcaattttgtttaGTATTTAACGGTGAACGCTATGATAATAAATGTCTATGAACGTCCTCAGCTTAAAttggttaattaaattaattcttgcattttgtattaaaattaattttcccttgCTCCTGTAAAAGtcataaattgatgaaaaattaaagatgaattcaataaacacacaaaagctcaaagaaaaGCTATAAGACCACCTTGTGCAGGTATTCCAATAACAAGCAAAATACATTCTTCTCATGCTTCTAAATTGGAACAAATTAATTCGATTCATATTGAcgtaattgaatttgaaatgttCAAATTCATGCAATTTCTCGTAGTCTTCTTCACATTTTGTGGCTTTTGTGGAAGGAGTCTCTGtatgaatagaaaatagagAGAAGGCAATTTAATTGTTCACACTCCCTTCGCTCTGTGGCCTTGCTAAAAAATTCTATGCATGCGAAACTGATGATGTTGTAACACTTTGTAGTGGGAGACGCGAAACCAAATATACGGGAGGTTTTTACTTCTAACAAACAACCTAGAAGAGTTAAGCTTTTACGATCTTTAATGGTGTACTGCAAGAGCAATATTCAcctgaaagagaaaagaagttAAATGCTCTTGTCTCTGCCGCATCGTAATTCACTTAAATGGTCCATTTTATTAGTGAATTTCCGTGTTCTTCTGCCATTTTTTTTCGGTGACTACGGAAAGATGTTCCAGTTTGTTGGGACGCGAAAACTTTCTcagcatgaaaaaaatacatacatcGAGTTATGGCATACAAGCTGCTGACgcgatgagaaaatttttgaaacagTTAGagtatttttgttaaaacGTATATTTAACAATcacagagagaaagaagaaaaaaaaagagtttcacCCATCAACGAACACTTGAGCACTTTTCCGCCTCTGATccattttgtttgaaatttgcATCCGAGGAGAGTGAATGAACTGCGAGCTCTACCCGCTCTGCCCCCTTTTGTTTCCATCCACACATTGCGAGAGAAGTGCGAGCTTAAGCATTGAATGTAGGTTGATTCCCGTAAAGCCAATTTGAGGGattcaatttaatctttaTGCGGTTTGGAATTTGTGAGTTGGAGAAATGTTGTGAAATACGTATATGCGTTTCTGTGGGCTTTTTAGCAATTCCATTGAGTCATTATTGATCGTGCTAACGGAGAAAAAATCCCGTGCTCTTATTCATTGAATGCAAATTAATACTAGATGTCGCTAGTTGTTAGTTTAGCGCCATCTGTTTGGGGTATTTTTGCATACTCATTAATTCATCCTGGAATTTAATGTTCCAGAGTAGTCAGAGAACGAGAGCAGCAATGTTCTCTCGTAAAAAAATACGCTGAAGGTCTCATAGAGCTATAAACATATAATAAagcttgtaaaaaaaatataggtacaCCTACGCAAAAATGTAACGAAGAGTACccacttgaaaatatttattttcacccGAAAAAGAAAATCGCGTAATTACCAGAACAATACTCTTCGCAGGAGAATTGAACGAAAGGTGAAGAATTGACTGTGTGAGGTGTATCATTTTGTGGttaacaaaatcaattttcaacaataaGACACTCATTCGAGCGATAAAATAACTCCCCGCATTGCCAATAGACGGTGTTATCGCATATCTTCTCCTGGAGATAACACACCACACTGATTAAATTGTTAATGTTCCACTTATATTTCCCTTTGCGCGCCCAATGTACAATTTCCTTCTCGAAAATTGCCGTGTTGTGGAgtgaaattcctcaaaaaacTCCCAAATGCGTCATTCTTCGTTCCACATAGTGCGCACTATATATAGTTTTAAGCAAAATGCagcagaactttttttttgtcgtgtTGTAGGTAACTAACGCGGTCGGTGGGTTTTACTCTCGCGCACATGATATTCTAATGTTCTCTCCCTCACTATGTGTTCTTTCTGCAGCAATGTCGTGgtataatacataaaatattcaaaattacaaTTGTTTTTCCTCAGCAACACATGGTTCGCACCGTTGACTAAATACAATAAACACCACCATGTGCTCTTCTAGCACATAGCGCATTAATATGTtcaacatgatttttttccgcTGAATATTTACATTTCATACACAGGGGCGAAAGTTGGGAGACAATGCGATAAGCATGTTCGCATGTTCTAACAATGAGTCTATAAATTGCtctaaaattttgtatttttgaaaacattttggggattttgaggaaatttttcctGACTGTGTATTTTTTGTGTTGGTGTAATTTTAGCAGGAAACAAGGcgtttatttgttaaattgcGACATTTCGGTAGTTATTCTGATACATATAAAGGCccaatcaagaaaaaaatcaagaaaagcTTTCAGTTTAGTCACAGttctgatttttaatttttttaagcgtTTGTTAAACATCTAGAATGTTCTTTTAGGAAATGATTCATTGGCGCTATCGCAGAGGAAATGaaccaattaaaataatattaagcTACTTGGAaggaaagttttaatttattgttttattgttttcattcatttaaaaaattagaaaattaccTGTTTCTAGGAATTTCCATTTGAACATTCTAGACTTTATtcgaataaattctttgtaaagaaaatttattattcttcctTCCGTGAAAAGTTGTCTTCCTTATAGAGAAGAATGTTCTAACATTTCTCTGAGATTCTCAAACATTCATCATTTTGATAACAATGACGGttagtggaggcgcctggtcaTTGAATCTTTACTTCGTCTACTAAACTTTCTGCaagtttcttttcaacttAATGCCTTAGAGACTGCAATAAGTTTCCCAGTTTCctacatgaaaatttattgttattctAACTTTATTTAATACGTAAAATAGGGTGAACAGAATCTTAATTttagtatttaattttcctccttCACGACGttttagaaggaaaattttccattcattttagatgtaaaaaatttaattaattcattaaagcTCTCAACTCATTTAAACTTTAGCTCTGAACTAAATTCTCTACTAAAATAAATCTGTcgcaaaaagaaacatttaatgtcttaaaaaagaaatctatcGAGGAAGTTGAGTTTAGATTGTTGGTGATTATCTCTCGGGCCCAATGTGCGTGTTTGAGGAGATTCAAACCATATAAATGTGACTTGAAGAGGCGGGCATTGATAGCAGAGCAGAAAACATGTGCGATGTGACGACAGGTGATTGTGGATTGTTCTCTTGAGAGCTCTGCTTGCTATATAGCTGGAAAAAAGGGAGATCCCGCAAATGCCAATGCGTTAAGTTATTTAGAAAGAAActtagaaagaataaaaaaaaccacatCCGCGCGGGGAATTTAGAGAGAAAGAAGAGATTTATATTTGTTGTACACACAGCACATGGAAGGCAATTTTATTACCAATTTATTTGTGTggttttttcattgagaatagAACGGAGAATGGCGGGAGGAGGACAATGGAGGTATATTGTACATAGTATAGGGAAAGAATTCCATCTATTGTTGACGCCGTGTGGAGCATAATGTTGGAGTAAAATGCGATGATTCTTTTGTTAATTCCCTTGTGTGGAACTTTCAGATTCTCTTCTGCACACTGAATTCCCACAAAATCGACATGTCGAAGCTACTGGGTGGACAGATTGGGCTGGATGACTTCATATTTGCACACCGGAAGGGGCGCCCGAAGgagattgaaattgaaaaatccgAAGATGCCCTGGGGCTAACGATAACGGACAATGGGGCTGGGTATGCTTTTATAAAGAGGATAAAGGAGGGTAGTGTCATCGATCGTATTCCCCACATAAAGATTGGGGATCACATTGAGCGACTCGATGGGGTTAATGTGGTGGGGAAGAGGCATTACGAAGTGGCCAGGATGCTGAAGGATATTACTACAGGGACGACATTTACGTTGCGACTCGTTGAGCCCATGACGAGTGGCTTTCAGGGTATTGGACCACGAGGGGGTGCGGGTAAGACAGGAAAGTCCAAGGGCTATGGAACTGGGAAGGAAACCCTGAGGTTCAAGTCCAACGGAAGTGCTGCCATCGAAGATGAGGTgagtaaaacattttatggtTCATTCTAAAACTTTTCGTGCTCTCTTTGTTCCCACTgttgatgttttattttttttttgtttcgcCATGAAAATCAttgccttttttttgcttatgaGAActacaaacttttaaattaccCTGTAGCACAGTGATGGGCATAAAAAGCGCTATATAGCTTTTAGGACgtgtttgttttaatttatatttatttcctttacttttaaattaatttaattgctctATATCGCTGGAAATTATACTGTTTTACGCTTATCTTAAAGCCTTTATAACTTTTGTTGCCCCACTCTTCCCTACTGATATTTATTTCacagtaaaaataaattatcttctgTTAGttaaagtataaaaattttgatgcaatttttatgaccacaatTGTGtataaaagcaaataaatttgcattttctcagataagaaattttcttatagaGACCTTCAAGTCTGGTGAACACTGtttacttaatttattcattttttgcaatatagaGAGATAAAAGAAGGTAgaccaaataaataaaactgat from Lutzomyia longipalpis isolate SR_M1_2022 chromosome 1, ASM2433408v1 encodes:
- the LOC129787002 gene encoding PDZ domain-containing protein GIPC3, whose protein sequence is MPLFHKKAVKPVQYHENNNSVHPSQPPNHHPPSANGSSNKSELVKPQVPPTPNSPVQLMFHCQLAHGSPTGFITGFSSVKELYQKIAEYYDFPTDEILFCTLNSHKIDMSKLLGGQIGLDDFIFAHRKGRPKEIEIEKSEDALGLTITDNGAGYAFIKRIKEGSVIDRIPHIKIGDHIERLDGVNVVGKRHYEVARMLKDITTGTTFTLRLVEPMTSGFQGIGPRGGAGKTGKSKGYGTGKETLRFKSNGSAAIEDERDEAAQAGIDAINALLDSFMGINDAELASQIWDLGCNKTNSMDFAEAIDASDLEAFGFTDDFIIELWGAVTDARQGRMKKL